CTTCTACTTCATCTATGAGTAATGAGGATATGAATAAATTTGCAAAGCTAACTAAAGAACAAGGTGCTTCTTTTTCTCCTGTATTTAAAGCAAATAAACTTGGCAATGTAGTAAATTTGGGTAATATCAATGCTAATAAAGTATTGCTTATAGGCAATAAAGTAGATATACAAAATGGTAATATCCATGGTATGCATAATGAAGGTGCTAGTGGTAATGCTTTAAAAACTTCAAGTGGCAAAACAGCTAATGAAATTCATTTAGTAGGCAATGAAGTAAATATACAAGCTGATAAAGTAAAATCAAATAAAATTATAATGAGTGCTTATGAAAAAGCTTTTTTTCAACAAGGCACTAAGGGTTTTTATTTATCGAATAATTTTGAAGCAAAAGATTATGAAGGTGGAAAAGAAAATTTAAATGGTAAAACTTATATCAAAGACAGAAATGATAATAGATTTACCAAACATGCGACTATAGCTGATGTAGAAGATTGGTGGTATTTTGCAAAAGACTTAAGCAGCTCTTTGAATATGCAAGGATTTTTTAACTTATTTAAGCTCACTAGTGATATAGATTTTGGTGGTAATCAAAATAAAAACTATGCAGATTATTGCTTGAGTTCTGGAAAGTGTGTTAATATGATGATTAATGCTAATGGTATAAATCTTGATGGGCAAGGTTATACACTTAAAAACATCAATATAAACTCAAATCAAAGCAATACAGGTGTTTTTGGAAGCTTAGAAAATTCAACTATAAAAAATTTAAAAATAGATTATAAAAATGGCGATATTCACTCAACAGGAAATAACACCGGAGCTTTTGCTGGTAGTTTAAAAAATAGTCATATCGAAAATATAATTTTACAAAATGTAGGAAATATCACAGGTTCTAGTAAAAATGTAGGTGGATTTGTGGGTTATTCTAGTGGCAATACCTTTAACAAAATACAATTAAAATCCATTGATTTGATTGAATCAAAAGTAGATATAAATGGTGATTTTGATAAGCACATAAATTTATCTATAGGTGGTTTTATTGGCAGTAGTAATAATGATGATATTTCACATATTTTAGTAAGCAATATACAAAAAATAAAAGGTGAATTAAGAATGAACAAAGGAAATTCTTCTATTCATGTGGGTGGATTTGTTGGTAATACAACAAATACTAAATTTGATTATATTTCTTTAAGTAATATTAATTCTATAGAAAATATATATGCTAACTCCACCTCTAGTTCAAACAATTTCTCATATACAGGTGGTTTTGCTGGAAGAATTTATGGTGGTGATTTTGCAAATATTAAAATTGATAATATTACTACCATTAAAAGCGATGCAACTGCAGATTCTTTATATTTAGGTGGTTTTGCTGGCCGTATAAATGAAAATGATAATTCTAAAAAAGCAATTTTGCAAAATATTTCTATAAGCAATATAAATAATATTAGTGCAAAAACTAATAAGGTTCATAATGTAGGCGGTTTTGCTGGACATACATATAAAGATGTAAGTATAAATAATGTTTCTATTAATAATATAAATTCTATTTTTGCAGAAAATGGATTAAATGCAAATATAGGTGGATTTATAGGGCATATTGGTAATGGTAAATATGAAAATATCAGCATTAATCATTTGGGTGAGATAAAATCATCAAAAGCCAAATTTGCTATTTTAGGTGGTTTTGCTGGGGTTATTTCTGAAGGATATTTTAAAAATATTGTTTTAAATGATATAAGAAAATTTACTATTTTAGGTGGTTTTAATTCTAGTTTGGGTGGTTTTGCTGGGGAGTTGGGTTCATATAATAATCCTACCGCTACACTTGAAAATATTTTTATGTATTATGATCCTCAAGCAATCATTAATTCTAATCAAGGAACATTTAAAATTGGTAAATTTTATGGACAAAAACGCACAAAAAAAGCTACTTATTATTTTAAAAATAATCATATTTATTATAAAAATGGAACTTTAACTAATGCAACAGCTGATCAAAGTGGGAATGGTAAAGATTTTACTTTGCATGCTTATGATACTAACGGATATGAAACTTTTAAAAACAGCTTGAAATTACAAGGCTTAAAAGAAATTGATTGTGGTGGCGGTAAAAAATGTTTAGTTCTTACTAATGATTTTAATGTAAATGAGCCTATAGTATCTAAACCAAGCAAGCCATCAACACCACAAATTCCAAGTGTAATTGAAGTAAATTTAGAAAAAGATGATTTATACATAGATGTTATTGAAGATATACTAAATGATATTTTAGATGGAGATTATACCGCTTATATAGATGATCTTGGAAACATAATCTTTAAAGATTCTAGTGTAAATGGTAAGGTTATTACACTACAATCCATTTCTGAAAGTTTAGATTTTTTAGAACAACTTTATAAACAAAATGGTATGCAAGATAAATTAAGTGATAATTATAAAAAATACACTAAAGCTTTAGCTTTGAAAAATTATCTTGTAAATACAATACAACCTATGATAAATGATGCTAAAGGTGATATTTCTAAATTTAAAGACTTGTTAGCAAAATATAATGAAAAATTAAAAATATACAATGAATATGTAGAAAAAATCAACAACAAAGA
The genomic region above belongs to Campylobacter peloridis LMG 23910 and contains:
- a CDS encoding filamentous hemagglutinin N-terminal domain-containing protein, translating into MKTQNKTIHHILLSGVVASLLFSPLAAISPNALPSGGKFTHGTSGTINVSGNNMHINGNKVNSVIQWGGGFNIGKDAQVHFGKGQSGQNYLNIAHGTNKSTIDGLLNASGNNVFLINPNGVIITKNGTINANRFVASTSSMSNEDMNKFAKLTKEQGASFSPVFKANKLGNVVNLGNINANKVLLIGNKVDIQNGNIHGMHNEGASGNALKTSSGKTANEIHLVGNEVNIQADKVKSNKIIMSAYEKAFFQQGTKGFYLSNNFEAKDYEGGKENLNGKTYIKDRNDNRFTKHATIADVEDWWYFAKDLSSSLNMQGFFNLFKLTSDIDFGGNQNKNYADYCLSSGKCVNMMINANGINLDGQGYTLKNININSNQSNTGVFGSLENSTIKNLKIDYKNGDIHSTGNNTGAFAGSLKNSHIENIILQNVGNITGSSKNVGGFVGYSSGNTFNKIQLKSIDLIESKVDINGDFDKHINLSIGGFIGSSNNDDISHILVSNIQKIKGELRMNKGNSSIHVGGFVGNTTNTKFDYISLSNINSIENIYANSTSSSNNFSYTGGFAGRIYGGDFANIKIDNITTIKSDATADSLYLGGFAGRINENDNSKKAILQNISISNINNISAKTNKVHNVGGFAGHTYKDVSINNVSINNINSIFAENGLNANIGGFIGHIGNGKYENISINHLGEIKSSKAKFAILGGFAGVISEGYFKNIVLNDIRKFTILGGFNSSLGGFAGELGSYNNPTATLENIFMYYDPQAIINSNQGTFKIGKFYGQKRTKKATYYFKNNHIYYKNGTLTNATADQSGNGKDFTLHAYDTNGYETFKNSLKLQGLKEIDCGGGKKCLVLTNDFNVNEPIVSKPSKPSTPQIPSVIEVNLEKDDLYIDVIEDILNDILDGDYTAYIDDLGNIIFKDSSVNGKVITLQSISESLDFLEQLYKQNGMQDKLSDNYKKYTKALALKNYLVNTIQPMINDAKGDISKFKDLLAKYNEKLKIYNEYVEKINNKEMSISNPEFTNTLKELEAYISTLNAYKNKVDFVNSNIENNFNIKENYFYTNFKIKGKLETLEFSSNIQTPNIPDEPNKPELPKYDQDFEQTASLNLIGDNTIEEEEEEKEIDEAATTQRARICIVSDNFKTMNPCAVEMY